In Halopelagius longus, the following proteins share a genomic window:
- a CDS encoding CobW family GTP-binding protein translates to MARMEDDRIPVTLVGGTLGAGKTTLVNNVLRNAGAHDVAVLVNDMGEVNIDAELIAGSADDDVIDLTNGCICCQLQGDLVAAVNRLARERSFDYLLVEASGISDPVPVARTFLGETEGEEDPTDYYRLDTVVSVVDAYGFWKEFDPEAERPDGSDAPGRTLADVLVDQVEFCDVLVLNKCDLVPDEELDEVERVVRELQPRATVYRETYADVSPEAVLGTGLFDYEEVSRAAGWKRRMREGDGRRGGGGDEERHDGHEEHDHADGEHDHAAAHGVTSFLYESDRPFHPERLDDYLEAWPDGVVRAKGFFRLATRPETVMGLNRAGPSVTAGPIGRWNEDDDRRTRLVFIGTDVPEASVRSALDDCLATDAELEDAEGLSDPFPSPPE, encoded by the coding sequence ATGGCACGGATGGAGGACGACCGAATCCCGGTGACGCTCGTCGGCGGAACGCTCGGCGCCGGGAAGACGACGCTCGTGAACAACGTCCTCCGGAACGCCGGAGCGCACGACGTGGCGGTCCTCGTCAACGACATGGGCGAGGTGAACATCGACGCCGAACTCATCGCCGGGTCGGCCGACGACGACGTGATAGACCTCACGAACGGCTGTATCTGCTGTCAGTTGCAGGGCGATTTGGTCGCGGCGGTGAACCGCTTGGCGAGAGAGCGGTCGTTCGACTACCTCCTCGTGGAGGCGTCGGGAATCAGCGACCCCGTCCCCGTCGCGCGGACGTTCCTCGGCGAGACGGAGGGCGAGGAGGACCCGACCGATTACTACCGGTTGGATACGGTCGTCAGCGTCGTGGACGCCTACGGCTTCTGGAAGGAGTTCGACCCCGAAGCCGAACGTCCCGACGGGTCGGACGCGCCGGGCCGGACGCTCGCGGACGTGCTCGTGGACCAAGTGGAGTTCTGCGACGTGTTGGTGCTGAACAAGTGCGACTTGGTCCCCGACGAGGAACTCGACGAGGTGGAGCGAGTCGTCCGCGAACTCCAACCGCGGGCGACCGTCTATCGGGAGACGTACGCCGACGTGAGTCCGGAGGCGGTCCTCGGAACCGGCCTCTTCGACTACGAGGAGGTGAGTCGGGCCGCCGGGTGGAAGCGTCGGATGAGAGAGGGCGACGGCCGGCGGGGAGGTGGCGGCGACGAGGAGAGACACGACGGCCACGAGGAACACGACCACGCCGACGGCGAACACGACCACGCCGCCGCCCACGGCGTCACCTCGTTCCTCTACGAGTCGGACCGCCCGTTCCACCCCGAACGCCTCGACGACTACCTCGAAGCGTGGCCCGACGGCGTCGTCAGGGCGAAGGGGTTCTTCCGCCTCGCCACCCGTCCCGAGACGGTGATGGGGCTGAACCGGGCGGGGCCGTCGGTCACCGCCGGTCCCATCGGTCGGTGGAACGAGGACGACGACAGGCGGACGCGACTCGTCTTCATCGGCACCGACGTGCCCGAGGCGTCGGTCCGGAGCGCACTCGACGACTGTCTGGCGACGGACGCGGAACTCGAAGACGCGGAGGGACTCAGCGACCCGTTCCCGTCTCCGCCGGAGTGA
- a CDS encoding glutathione-independent formaldehyde dehydrogenase, which produces MRAVVYQGPKDVSIEDVDEPEIQHPSDVVIDITTTAICGSDLHMYEGRTDADPGLVFGHENMGVITEVGEGVSTLEEGDRVVAPFNVACGFCRNCENGYTGFCTNVNPGFAGGAYGYVAMGPYQGGQAEQLRIPYADFNALKLPEGDEHEDAFAMLADIFPTGWHGTELANLQPGESIAIYGAGPVGMMAAYSADIKGASEIYVVDRVESRLDMVEEHTDAQGINFQESDPVEQILDAHGDQVDKGVDAVGYQAIDPEEVRDNPDEPYDPAKENPAIVLNQLVRTVRPTGQIGVVGLYLPVDPGAPDEMSAQGRIGIDFGKLFEKGHKFGTGQANVKQYNRQLRDLIIEGRADPSWVVSHRVGLDEAPEMYEKFDNREEGVTKVVLEP; this is translated from the coding sequence ATGCGCGCAGTAGTGTACCAGGGGCCGAAGGACGTGTCCATCGAGGACGTGGACGAACCGGAGATTCAACACCCGAGCGACGTGGTCATCGATATCACGACGACGGCCATCTGCGGGTCCGACCTGCACATGTACGAGGGGCGGACGGACGCGGACCCGGGCCTGGTGTTCGGCCACGAGAACATGGGCGTTATCACCGAAGTGGGCGAGGGGGTCAGCACCCTCGAAGAGGGCGACAGGGTCGTCGCGCCGTTCAACGTGGCCTGCGGCTTCTGTCGGAACTGCGAGAACGGCTACACGGGGTTCTGTACCAACGTCAACCCCGGATTCGCCGGCGGGGCGTACGGGTACGTGGCGATGGGACCGTACCAGGGCGGACAGGCCGAACAACTCCGCATCCCGTACGCGGACTTCAACGCGCTGAAACTCCCCGAGGGCGACGAACACGAGGACGCCTTCGCGATGCTCGCGGACATCTTCCCGACGGGGTGGCACGGCACCGAACTGGCGAACCTCCAACCCGGAGAGTCCATCGCCATCTACGGGGCCGGACCGGTCGGAATGATGGCCGCCTACAGCGCCGACATCAAGGGCGCTTCGGAGATATACGTCGTGGACCGCGTGGAGAGTCGCCTCGACATGGTGGAGGAACACACCGACGCGCAGGGGATAAACTTCCAAGAGAGCGATCCGGTGGAGCAGATACTCGACGCGCACGGCGACCAAGTCGACAAAGGCGTCGACGCCGTCGGTTATCAGGCCATAGACCCCGAGGAGGTGCGCGATAACCCGGACGAACCGTACGACCCGGCGAAGGAGAACCCGGCTATCGTCCTCAACCAACTCGTCCGGACGGTCCGACCGACCGGTCAGATAGGCGTCGTGGGTCTGTACCTCCCCGTCGATCCCGGTGCGCCCGACGAGATGTCCGCGCAGGGCCGCATCGGCATCGACTTCGGGAAACTGTTCGAGAAGGGCCACAAGTTCGGGACGGGGCAGGCCAACGTGAAACAGTACAACCGACAACTGCGCGACCTCATCATCGAGGGACGTGCCGACCCGAGTTGGGTCGTCTCCCACCGCGTCGGCCTCGACGAAGCCCCGGAGATGTACGAGAAGTTCGACAACCGCGAAGAAGGCGTGACGAAGGTCGTCCTCGAACCGTAA
- a CDS encoding acyl-CoA synthetase family protein produces MTAGDGPEPVTDPAVLGDAVSRDRRAPATALRADAPGRSYSYYDFVTTSYKAGNVLRYLGVREGDRVDVEPDRLPEPVLTFYGAAQLGAVVSFDPDPDASDPPRAAVVPVERESEFATEPGSKLAVYGGPPERPTTTHWEKEVWSENPAVHPASVAAEDPLLAADRTYSHAEVLSAAAAAAEDADLRPGEDVAVRGSLSHPGVVAAGLVAPVLVGATILFPDGDAEGEGPSGDVRVGGGPERRAIDPDSVFGDD; encoded by the coding sequence ATGACCGCAGGAGACGGACCGGAACCGGTGACCGACCCCGCCGTCCTCGGCGACGCGGTGTCGCGCGACCGGCGCGCGCCGGCGACCGCACTTCGGGCGGACGCGCCGGGGCGGTCGTACAGTTACTACGACTTCGTCACCACCTCGTACAAGGCGGGGAACGTCCTCCGGTATCTGGGCGTCCGCGAGGGCGACCGGGTGGACGTCGAACCCGACCGCCTCCCCGAACCGGTGTTGACGTTCTACGGCGCGGCGCAGTTGGGTGCCGTCGTCTCGTTCGACCCCGACCCCGACGCGTCGGACCCGCCGCGCGCCGCCGTCGTCCCCGTCGAACGGGAATCCGAGTTCGCCACCGAACCGGGGAGCAAACTCGCCGTCTACGGCGGCCCCCCAGAGCGTCCCACGACGACCCACTGGGAGAAGGAGGTCTGGAGCGAGAACCCGGCGGTCCACCCCGCGTCGGTGGCGGCCGAGGACCCCTTGCTGGCGGCGGACCGGACGTACTCCCACGCCGAGGTTCTCTCCGCGGCGGCGGCCGCCGCCGAGGACGCCGACCTGCGACCGGGCGAGGACGTCGCGGTCCGGGGGTCGCTCTCCCACCCCGGCGTCGTCGCCGCGGGCCTCGTCGCGCCCGTCCTCGTCGGCGCGACGATACTGTTCCCCGACGGGGACGCCGAGGGCGAGGGACCGTCCGGCGACGTTCGGGTCGGCGGGGGACCCGAGCGTCGGGCTATCGACCCCGACTCGGTGTTCGGCGACGACTGA
- a CDS encoding AMP-binding protein: MQVPDTDEVVHRPSPEFAEATNVRAFMREYGIEDYDELIDRTCSDVEWFWDELVEYLGIEFYEGYDSVRDDSDGPQFAEWYPGGKINIAHNVLDRHAAIDSPDRNRVACIWEGEPGDVRRVTYHDVHREANQVANLLESYGVETGDTVGLYMPMVPEVISILYGCFKVGAIAVPIFSGFGVDATATRIEDSGCSVLFTADGFYRRGGEVTLKDAADEAIEEAGTVEHTVVYDRLGLADREDATITWTARDEWWHRAVESRSPEYETKELDANQESMLLYSSGTTGKPKGIVHTHAGIQMQTAKEIYFGFDHKPEDRFFWVSDIGWMMGPWTLVGNHTFGGTVFMYEGAPDHPEPDRFWEMIDRHGLTVFGISPTAIRALRKHGDEWVEKHDLSSLRLLGSTGEPWDPESWMWFYDRIGNREAPIMNISGGTEICGCFLMPMPDQPLKPCSLGGPGLGMDIDIVDAEGESIADDHERGYLVARDSCPSMTKSLWSGDDRYLDAYWSRFEDPPLWNHGDWAQKDEDGFWFLHGRADDALNVAGRKVGPAEIEGVLIEHDAVNQAAAVGVDDETTGTAVVAYVVLEDGYDPSEQLREELRELVGEEQGKPFRPRELLFVSEFPKTQSGKIIRRAISAVHQGDELGDMSSIENPGALDELREAR; encoded by the coding sequence ATGCAGGTACCCGACACCGACGAGGTGGTCCACCGGCCCTCCCCGGAGTTCGCGGAGGCGACGAACGTCCGGGCGTTCATGCGGGAGTACGGCATCGAGGACTACGACGAGTTGATAGACCGAACCTGTTCGGACGTGGAGTGGTTCTGGGACGAACTGGTCGAGTACCTCGGAATCGAGTTCTACGAGGGGTACGACTCGGTGCGCGACGATTCCGACGGGCCCCAGTTCGCGGAGTGGTACCCCGGCGGGAAGATAAACATCGCCCACAACGTCCTCGACAGGCACGCCGCAATCGATAGCCCCGACCGGAACCGAGTGGCGTGCATCTGGGAGGGCGAACCCGGCGACGTGCGGCGGGTGACGTACCACGACGTGCACCGCGAGGCGAACCAAGTGGCCAATCTGCTGGAGTCGTACGGCGTCGAGACGGGCGATACGGTCGGTCTCTACATGCCGATGGTGCCCGAGGTCATCTCCATCCTCTACGGCTGTTTCAAAGTCGGCGCGATAGCGGTGCCCATCTTCTCGGGGTTCGGCGTGGACGCGACGGCGACGCGAATCGAAGACTCGGGGTGTTCGGTGCTGTTCACGGCGGACGGGTTCTACCGACGGGGCGGCGAAGTCACCCTGAAGGACGCCGCCGACGAGGCCATCGAGGAGGCCGGAACCGTCGAACACACCGTCGTCTACGACCGTCTGGGACTCGCCGACAGGGAGGACGCGACCATCACGTGGACCGCCCGCGACGAGTGGTGGCACCGGGCGGTCGAATCGCGGTCCCCGGAGTACGAGACGAAGGAACTGGACGCGAATCAGGAGTCGATGCTGCTGTACTCCTCGGGGACGACGGGGAAGCCGAAGGGCATCGTCCACACCCACGCGGGCATCCAGATGCAGACGGCCAAGGAGATCTACTTCGGCTTCGACCACAAGCCGGAGGACCGCTTCTTCTGGGTGTCGGACATCGGGTGGATGATGGGGCCGTGGACGCTCGTGGGGAACCACACGTTCGGCGGCACCGTCTTCATGTACGAGGGCGCGCCGGACCACCCCGAACCCGACCGCTTCTGGGAGATGATAGACCGCCACGGCCTGACGGTGTTCGGCATCTCGCCGACGGCCATCAGAGCGCTCCGGAAGCACGGCGACGAGTGGGTCGAGAAGCACGACCTCTCGTCGCTCCGTCTGCTGGGTTCGACGGGCGAACCGTGGGACCCCGAGTCGTGGATGTGGTTCTACGACCGAATCGGGAACCGCGAGGCGCCCATCATGAACATCTCCGGCGGCACCGAAATCTGCGGCTGTTTCCTCATGCCGATGCCGGACCAACCGCTGAAACCGTGCAGTCTGGGCGGCCCCGGACTCGGGATGGATATCGACATCGTGGACGCCGAGGGCGAGAGCATCGCAGACGACCACGAACGCGGCTACCTCGTCGCTCGGGACTCCTGTCCGTCGATGACGAAGTCGCTGTGGTCGGGCGACGACCGCTACCTCGACGCCTACTGGAGTCGCTTCGAGGACCCGCCGCTTTGGAACCACGGCGACTGGGCCCAGAAGGACGAGGACGGCTTCTGGTTCCTCCACGGGCGCGCCGACGACGCCCTCAACGTCGCCGGACGGAAGGTCGGCCCCGCCGAGATAGAGGGCGTCCTCATCGAACACGACGCCGTCAATCAGGCCGCGGCCGTCGGCGTCGACGACGAGACGACGGGGACGGCAGTCGTCGCGTACGTCGTCCTCGAAGACGGGTACGACCCCTCGGAGCAACTCCGCGAGGAACTCCGCGAACTCGTCGGCGAGGAACAGGGCAAGCCGTTCCGCCCGCGGGAACTGCTGTTCGTCTCGGAGTTCCCGAAGACGCAGTCGGGGAAGATAATCCGGCGCGCCATCTCGGCGGTCCACCAAGGCGACGAACTCGGAGACATGAGCAGCATCGAGAACCCCGGCGCCCTCGACGAACTGCGCGAGGCGCGGTAG
- a CDS encoding GNAT family N-acetyltransferase, translating to MYVRDAKNRDEVWLLDRIEEMGLTDPAFRSRDYVIALDEETTERAGFGRIRVHRDGDDEDGAEFCELALVATLERWRRQGVGAHVVERLLTKAGDEGFDDVYGFTAQPEYVLQFGFSPVDGEQLPPTLEDRLDAVREERGDDAIAVRIAVEEFEMPPRLRERFKEATPGDDDGEVTVEETAEDFGIDPDEVTYKYDTG from the coding sequence ATGTACGTTCGGGACGCCAAGAACCGAGACGAGGTCTGGTTGCTCGACCGAATCGAGGAGATGGGCCTCACAGACCCCGCGTTCCGCTCTCGCGACTACGTCATCGCCTTAGACGAGGAGACGACCGAACGGGCCGGGTTCGGTCGCATCCGCGTCCACCGGGACGGCGACGACGAGGACGGCGCGGAGTTCTGCGAACTCGCCCTCGTGGCGACGCTCGAACGCTGGCGGAGGCAGGGCGTCGGCGCGCACGTGGTCGAACGACTGCTGACGAAGGCGGGCGACGAGGGGTTCGACGACGTGTACGGGTTCACGGCGCAACCCGAGTACGTCCTCCAGTTCGGCTTCTCGCCCGTGGACGGAGAGCAACTTCCCCCGACCCTCGAAGACCGACTCGACGCCGTCCGCGAGGAACGCGGCGACGACGCCATCGCCGTCCGAATCGCCGTCGAGGAGTTCGAGATGCCGCCGCGACTCAGAGAGCGATTCAAGGAGGCCACGCCCGGCGACGACGACGGCGAGGTGACAGTCGAGGAGACGGCCGAGGACTTCGGTATCGACCCCGACGAGGTCACCTACAAGTACGATACGGGGTAG